A region from the Candidatus Hydrogenedentota bacterium genome encodes:
- a CDS encoding metallophosphoesterase has translation MTRREFSRRAAQAFTLGTVSRHVAAADAIESPRQFRLWAMSDAHVGTDLKQGRESLADALRQSEGPGFDWDIAVNLGDFSGNQGSPKDEEGAEIVRQFGALKHHRREAIYCVAGNHDATYKDEETQWWFKKWIDPTGENTAHSGVDPKRMPYPVEGTWERYSFRAGNLLFLMMSDRNDMGPPVGRGERGGYPSGAVMPETFDWWKAQVEANPDSIIISAHHHMLKETTVASGPWEGYVKDEQGNWRSNLHGYYADGGPMGASYLYWLGEQPDAQAFERYLAEHEGAIDLWLGGHTHTNPDDRTGGRSHIERKWGVNFANVSALTRFHGRHHSTPMSRLFTFTEGSAQVRVQCYLHTADFAPQGWYDAEERILDLGKAFRM, from the coding sequence ATGACCCGCCGCGAGTTTTCGCGTCGGGCCGCGCAGGCATTCACCCTCGGCACAGTTTCGCGGCACGTCGCGGCCGCGGATGCCATCGAATCTCCCCGCCAGTTTCGACTCTGGGCCATGTCCGACGCCCATGTGGGCACCGATCTCAAGCAGGGCCGCGAGAGCCTGGCCGATGCGCTGCGCCAGAGCGAAGGACCCGGCTTCGACTGGGATATCGCGGTGAACCTGGGAGACTTTTCGGGGAACCAGGGCTCACCCAAGGATGAAGAAGGCGCGGAGATCGTCCGTCAGTTCGGAGCGTTGAAGCACCATCGGCGCGAGGCGATTTATTGCGTGGCGGGTAACCACGACGCGACCTACAAGGACGAGGAAACCCAGTGGTGGTTCAAGAAGTGGATCGACCCCACCGGCGAAAATACGGCCCATTCCGGTGTGGACCCGAAGCGAATGCCTTATCCCGTCGAGGGCACGTGGGAACGCTACAGCTTTCGCGCGGGCAATCTCCTCTTCCTCATGATGAGTGATCGCAACGATATGGGGCCGCCCGTGGGCCGCGGCGAGCGTGGAGGCTATCCTTCCGGCGCGGTGATGCCGGAAACTTTCGACTGGTGGAAGGCGCAGGTGGAGGCCAATCCCGACAGCATCATCATCTCCGCGCACCACCACATGCTCAAAGAGACCACCGTGGCCTCAGGCCCCTGGGAGGGCTATGTGAAAGACGAGCAGGGTAACTGGAGATCCAACCTCCACGGGTACTACGCCGATGGCGGGCCCATGGGCGCTTCCTATCTCTACTGGCTCGGGGAACAGCCCGACGCCCAGGCCTTCGAACGCTATCTCGCGGAGCACGAAGGGGCCATCGACCTGTGGCTCGGCGGACACACCCACACCAACCCCGATGATCGCACGGGAGGTCGCTCCCACATCGAGCGGAAGTGGGGCGTGAACTTCGCCAACGTCTCGGCGCTCACGCGCTTCCACGGCCGCCACCATTCCACGCCCATGAGCCGCCTCTTCACCTTCACCGAAGGCA